Proteins from one Loktanella sp. M215 genomic window:
- the nthA gene encoding nitrile hydratase subunit alpha: MPHDHHEDGHLSPSGHPYRADQDTGLSYWQTMEIAVRELLIDKGVLTAAQIADQITAMDDRTPANGGAVVARFWTDPAFATALLADGTAAVKEMGFDLGPMHLIALPNTESLHNVVVCTLCSCYPRNLLGLPPDWYKSRAYRARTVREPRRVLAEFGVTLPDDVQVRVHDSTADMRYLVVPQRPAGTEGWDAARLATLVTRDSMIGTGLPKSAA, from the coding sequence ATGCCCCACGATCATCACGAAGACGGACACCTGTCCCCCTCGGGCCACCCCTACCGGGCGGATCAGGACACCGGTCTGTCCTATTGGCAGACGATGGAAATCGCCGTGCGCGAGTTGCTGATCGACAAGGGCGTGCTGACCGCCGCGCAGATTGCCGACCAGATCACGGCGATGGACGACCGCACGCCCGCCAACGGCGGCGCCGTCGTGGCGCGGTTCTGGACTGACCCTGCGTTTGCCACGGCGCTGCTGGCGGACGGCACCGCAGCGGTCAAGGAGATGGGGTTCGACCTTGGCCCGATGCACCTGATCGCCCTGCCCAATACGGAATCCCTGCATAACGTCGTCGTCTGCACGCTCTGTTCATGCTATCCGCGCAACCTGCTGGGTCTGCCGCCGGACTGGTACAAATCCCGCGCCTACCGCGCCCGCACCGTGCGCGAACCGCGTCGGGTGCTGGCGGAATTCGGCGTCACCCTGCCGGACGACGTGCAGGTGCGCGTCCATGACAGCACCGCCGACATGCGTTATCTGGTCGTGCCGCAGCGCCCCGCGGGGACCGAAGGTTGGGACGCCGCACGGCTCGCGACCCTCGTGACACGCGACAGCATGATCGGCACGGGGCTTCCAAAATCCGCGGCGTGA
- a CDS encoding SH3-like domain-containing protein: MPTPLHAEPGARVRVRDWAPPGHVRTPAYLRGRIGTVERVLGPFPNPEDLAYRRPGTPLPLYRVRFAAADLWPDATPGDTLEAEIYAHWLEDA; this comes from the coding sequence ATGCCGACGCCACTGCACGCTGAACCGGGCGCCCGGGTGCGGGTGCGCGACTGGGCGCCGCCCGGCCACGTGCGCACGCCCGCCTACCTGCGTGGTCGCATCGGCACGGTAGAACGTGTGCTGGGACCGTTCCCGAACCCCGAGGATCTAGCCTATCGCCGTCCCGGCACGCCCCTGCCCCTTTACCGCGTCCGGTTCGCGGCTGCAGACCTTTGGCCCGACGCCACCCCCGGCGACACGCTGGAGGCGGAAATCTACGCCCATTGGCTGGAGGACGCCTGA
- a CDS encoding ScnB-like protein, which produces MTQDDTSPGHRWHDMGGTSAGPVPDASHDFALWEKRVDALMVLCSGKGLFTVDGLRRVLEDMGPETFASRSYYDRWIAAICQNLIESGSFTTAELAERMAEVAQRGQTYADATAR; this is translated from the coding sequence ATGACACAGGACGACACATCCCCCGGCCACCGCTGGCACGACATGGGCGGCACCTCGGCCGGTCCGGTGCCGGATGCATCCCACGACTTCGCCCTATGGGAAAAGCGCGTGGATGCGTTGATGGTGCTGTGTTCCGGCAAGGGCCTGTTTACCGTCGACGGCTTGCGCCGCGTGCTTGAAGACATGGGGCCGGAGACCTTTGCCAGCCGCAGTTATTATGACCGCTGGATCGCCGCGATCTGCCAGAACCTGATCGAGTCCGGCAGCTTCACCACCGCCGAACTGGCCGAACGGATGGCAGAGGTCGCACAGCGGGGACAGACCTATGCCGACGCCACTGCACGCTGA
- a CDS encoding endonuclease: MKDTAPKELGILLIAGVFGFIGGAVGFVMYDYGIAGSIFIMAIVGAIVAVALLLGWREPKVRPMGLGIGPVTPLPASEGGRDRPGTQTPHRAAAPAAMAPTSPSAERSGTASQKDGMATPTQPYDAPQGHETVVQTPSGAAVTHAGTATANPDVPTAATPDAADAKAPAPQANGGLKPSARLAGQEELASRKGSWTYTADRGASEADAQPDADTGAVAHPGAPGTSEAEAQQPSVADKPQVMTAPRDGGPDDLKQIKGVGPRLEETLHEMGIYHFDQIAAWSAPEVAWMDDNLKGFKGRVTRDDWIPQARTLASGGETEFSNRVDKGGVYDA; this comes from the coding sequence ATGAAAGATACTGCACCCAAGGAACTGGGAATCCTGCTGATTGCCGGCGTGTTCGGCTTCATCGGCGGTGCCGTCGGCTTCGTGATGTATGACTACGGCATCGCCGGGTCGATCTTCATCATGGCGATCGTCGGTGCCATTGTCGCTGTGGCCCTGCTGTTGGGGTGGAGAGAGCCGAAGGTGCGCCCGATGGGGCTGGGCATCGGTCCGGTCACGCCATTGCCCGCGTCGGAGGGTGGCCGCGACAGACCCGGCACCCAGACGCCGCACCGCGCCGCGGCCCCTGCCGCAATGGCGCCGACGTCACCCTCGGCAGAGCGGTCCGGGACCGCATCGCAAAAAGACGGGATGGCGACACCGACACAGCCCTACGACGCGCCACAGGGCCATGAAACCGTCGTGCAAACGCCGTCCGGCGCTGCGGTGACGCATGCCGGGACGGCGACCGCCAATCCCGATGTGCCCACCGCCGCCACGCCGGACGCAGCCGATGCAAAGGCCCCCGCGCCACAGGCAAACGGTGGGTTGAAACCCTCTGCCCGCCTGGCGGGGCAAGAGGAACTGGCGTCGCGCAAAGGCAGCTGGACCTATACCGCCGACCGTGGCGCGTCAGAGGCCGACGCGCAGCCCGACGCAGATACGGGGGCTGTGGCACACCCCGGCGCACCCGGCACCTCCGAGGCGGAAGCGCAGCAGCCGTCCGTGGCCGACAAGCCGCAGGTGATGACCGCCCCGCGCGACGGCGGGCCGGATGACCTCAAGCAGATCAAGGGTGTGGGGCCGCGGCTGGAGGAAACATTGCACGAGATGGGCATCTATCATTTCGACCAGATCGCCGCGTGGTCCGCGCCGGAAGTGGCCTGGATGGATGATAACCTGAAGGGCTTCAAGGGCCGCGTGACCCGCGACGACTGGATTCCGCAGGCGCGCACCCTTGCAAGTGGCGGCGAAACAGAGTTTTCCAACCGCGTGGATAAGGGCGGTGTTTACGACGCATGA
- a CDS encoding DUF5337 domain-containing protein: MTDRHDDETGRQGRIAAVVIATAGVLAMLAPWIVAQLGLAPKYEILMYLVSMAAFIWSLVVTLRIWQKTRQ, encoded by the coding sequence ATGACGGACCGACATGATGACGAGACGGGACGACAGGGGCGCATCGCCGCTGTCGTGATCGCGACCGCCGGGGTGCTGGCGATGCTGGCACCCTGGATCGTGGCGCAACTGGGCCTCGCGCCGAAATACGAGATCCTGATGTATCTGGTGTCGATGGCTGCGTTCATTTGGTCACTGGTTGTCACGCTCAGAATCTGGCAGAAGACCCGGCAATAG
- the nuoF gene encoding NADH-quinone oxidoreductase subunit NuoF, whose amino-acid sequence MLKDQDRIFTNLYGMHDRSLKGAQARGHWDGTKDILGKGAGWIVDEMKASGLRGRGGAGFPTGLKWSFMPKESDGRPSYLVVNADESEPGTCKDREIMRHDPHTLIEGCLIASFAMQAHACYIYIRGEYIREKEALQNAIDEAYDAGLVGKNACGSGWDFDIYLAHGAGAYICGEETALLESLEGKKGMPRMKPPFPAGAGLYGCPTTVNNVESIAVVPTILRRGGAWFAGMGRPNNAGTKLFAISGHVNNPCVVEEEMSIPFKELIDKHCGGIRGGWKNLKAVIPGGSSVPCLTAEQMEGAIMDFDWLREQRSGLGTAAVIVMDQSTDMIKAIWRLSKFYKHESCGQCTPCREGTGWMMRVMERLVQGNAAVEEIDMLLDVTKQVEGHTICALGDAAAWPIQGLIRNFRGEIEDRIKHKRIPVAAE is encoded by the coding sequence ATGCTGAAAGACCAGGACCGCATTTTCACCAACCTCTACGGGATGCACGACCGTTCGCTGAAGGGCGCGCAGGCGCGTGGCCATTGGGATGGGACCAAGGACATCCTTGGCAAGGGTGCGGGCTGGATCGTGGACGAGATGAAGGCGTCGGGCCTGCGCGGACGCGGCGGTGCCGGTTTCCCGACCGGTCTGAAATGGTCCTTCATGCCCAAGGAATCGGACGGGCGGCCCAGCTATCTGGTCGTGAACGCCGACGAATCGGAACCCGGCACCTGCAAGGACCGGGAAATCATGCGCCACGATCCGCATACGCTGATCGAAGGGTGCCTGATCGCCAGCTTCGCGATGCAGGCACATGCCTGCTATATCTATATCCGCGGCGAATACATCCGCGAGAAAGAGGCGCTGCAGAACGCGATCGACGAGGCTTATGACGCCGGTCTGGTCGGCAAGAACGCCTGCGGGTCCGGCTGGGACTTCGACATCTACCTCGCCCACGGCGCCGGTGCCTATATCTGCGGCGAGGAAACGGCGCTGCTGGAAAGCCTTGAAGGCAAGAAAGGCATGCCGCGGATGAAGCCGCCGTTCCCGGCCGGCGCGGGCCTTTATGGCTGCCCGACCACGGTGAACAACGTGGAATCCATCGCCGTGGTGCCGACGATCCTGCGCCGTGGCGGGGCCTGGTTTGCGGGCATGGGGCGGCCGAACAACGCGGGCACGAAGCTCTTTGCGATTTCGGGCCACGTCAACAACCCCTGTGTGGTCGAGGAAGAAATGTCGATCCCCTTCAAGGAGTTGATCGACAAGCATTGCGGCGGCATCCGTGGTGGGTGGAAGAACCTTAAGGCCGTGATCCCCGGCGGATCCTCCGTGCCCTGCCTGACGGCAGAGCAGATGGAGGGCGCGATCATGGACTTCGACTGGCTGCGCGAACAGCGCTCGGGCCTCGGCACCGCGGCGGTGATCGTGATGGATCAGAGCACCGACATGATCAAGGCGATCTGGCGGCTGTCCAAGTTCTACAAGCACGAATCCTGCGGCCAGTGCACCCCCTGCCGCGAAGGCACGGGCTGGATGATGCGCGTCATGGAACGGCTGGTGCAGGGCAATGCCGCGGTCGAGGAAATCGACATGCTGCTGGACGTGACCAAGCAGGTCGAAGGCCACACGATCTGCGCCCTGGGCGACGCCGCCGCCTGGCCGATCCAGGGTCTGATCCGCAACTTCCGCGGAGAGATCGAGGACCGCATCAAGCACAAGCGTATCCCGGTCGCCGCAGAGTGA